In one Drosophila albomicans strain 15112-1751.03 chromosome X, ASM965048v2, whole genome shotgun sequence genomic region, the following are encoded:
- the LOC117573887 gene encoding autophagy-related protein 101, with protein sequence MNARSQVFDLTMEGRQVDEAVASIFHTVLFHRCLGKYMYTGDAQYSIGTVGYSDVDCDFIDFTYVCCTSDSLTQRVKRAINLFSEKLRSNESCGSGQISLEFFQKKKNRWLFPQESIPWEVWTVHLDLIKHENEDERQLCRENVSDMLTEKVIYITELMNRHDYVPKTPSQSELDLIFDTSFPDVQPYLFKFDYSTTGSTVPSMGNAMKKIIKETLAM encoded by the coding sequence ATGAATGCAAGGTCTCAGGTATTCGACCTCACAATGGAGGGTCGGCAGGTTGACGAGGCGGTTGCAAGCATTTTTCATACAGTGCTTTTCCATCGCTGCTTAggcaaatatatgtatacggGTGATGCTCAATACTCAATTGGCACTGTGGGATATTCGGATGTGGACTGTGACTTTATCGACTTCACCTACGTATGTTGCACATCCGATAGCTTGACGCAGCGGGTGAAGCGTGCCATTAATTTGTTTAGCGAAAAGCTACGCTCAAACGAAAGCTGCGGGTCGGGCCAAATAAGTTTGGAGTTCtttcaaaaaaagaaaaatcgcTGGTTATTTCCACAAGAGTCGATTCCCTGGGAGGTTTGGACTGTTCATTTGGACTTAATTAAGCATGAGAACGAAGATGAGCGTCAGCTTTGTCGCGAAAATGTTTCCGACATGCTCACTGAGAAGGTTATCTACATAACGGAACTAATGAATCGACACGACTATGTGCCAAAGACACCCAGTCAAAGTGAGCTGGATCTGATCTTTGACACTTCGTTTCCCGACGTCCAgccatatttgtttaaatttgattattccACGACGGGTTCGACAGTTCCGTCAATGGGAAATGCTATGAAGAAAATTATCAAAGAAACGCTTGCAATGTGA
- the LOC117573889 gene encoding uncharacterized protein LOC117573889: MKFPIFLILTGCLASIASLPLPVPDEEVARSFSSDNQTVLIDKAGNFISIEQPAGKLVETKGKTTDKNDIFVSISRNEVPSKAIHPQMHSIPDIEKQTTLTVATHKELPNINQEKQTSEIDVVKSETESNTPVTVQSESESEYTTLSPTMDIQSIIDKIHDNKLSENNPIADLERIQELTTPPTNVSSMEPKVTLDKSAA, translated from the coding sequence ATGAAGTTTCCGATATTTCTAATATTGACAGGATGCTTGGCGAGCATCGCATCCCTTCCGCTGCCTGTTCCCGACGAGGAAGTAGCACGAAGTTTTTCGTCGGATAATCAAACGGTATTGATTGACAAAGCTGGCAATTTTATTTCGATTGAGCAACCCGCAGGCAAATTAGTGGAAACCAAAGGCAAGACGACCGACAAGAACGACATCTTTGTTTCAATTTCGCGAAATGAAGTTCCGTCAAAAGCAATACACCCTCAAATGCATTCAATTCCCGACATTGAGAAACAAACCACATTAACAGTGGCCACACATAAGGAACTACCTAATATTAACCAAGAAAAACAGACATCTGAAATTGACGTTGTCAAAAGCGAAACCGAAAGCAACACCCCAGTGACAGTTCAATctgaatcagaatcagaatatACTACGCTTTCGCCCACAATGGATATTCAATCTATCATCGACAAGATTCATGACAATAAGTTGTCCGAGAACAACCCCATCGCCGATTTAGAGAGGATTCAAGAGTTAACTACTCCGCCTACAAACGTATCTTCAATGGAGCCGAAAGTGACGCTGGACAAATCAGCTGCTTAA
- the LOC117577566 gene encoding G1/S-specific cyclin-D2 isoform X1, with product MDLLCSESLQTDSEQALNVVIQNQSKSTAVAERTSKQQHININGNSPHCSLGCDYRSSNVKKKTSAAADKSDLIKDSPVVACNMSKLVYVFTSVASSPSTGESTTTTTATSNSPQQNTQSIGYQATNQQPPPPTHNSPNTKTINRSLTTINTNAADPDPDIHNKHANAHLVVNDPTFKTDRCLENALKTEEKHQQQITKTYFQTIQKDITPPMRKIVAEWMMEVCIEEKCQEEVVLLALGYMDRFLFSKSVRKTHLQILAAACLLLASKLREPHCYALSAELLVFYTDNSINKDDLIKWELFVLSRLGWDLSSVTPLDFLELLIIRLPVKNKNFSGLNIEQVRQHAQTFISLAAKEHKFATYTASTIAASSIAASICGLKWDLSTGHNIHFLLSLLTDLTSVGQDQLQQCMMQMEDIFKEHSHNLQPYFVTVENPPALKGYYNQYSHQQYHQYQKSVMPVLQTCKMQAQGAKELHEIEF from the exons ATGGATCTACTATGTTCGGAGAGTTTACAAACTGATTCCGAGCAGGCCTTAAACGTTGTGATTCAAAACCAATCGAAGTCCACCGCAGTTGCTGAAAGAActtcaaaacaacaacatattaatattaatggcAACTCTCCGCATTGCTCTTTAGGCTGCGATTATCGATCGAGCAACGTTAAGAAGAAGACTTCCGCCGCCGCCGACAAGAGtgatttaattaaagattCGCCCGTTGTTGCTTGCAATATGAGTAAGCTCGTTTATGTATTCACTTCTGTCGCGTCCTCTCCTTCCACTGGtgaatcaacaacaacaacaacagctacatcAAACAGTCCACAACAAAATACGCAGTCAATCGGTTATCAAGCCACTAATCAGCAGCCGCCGCCACCTACGCATAATTCtccaaacacaaaaacaataaatcgatcattaacaacaataaatacgAATGCCGCTGATCCCGATCCAGACATTCATAATAAACATGCGAATGCACATTTGGTTGTTAATGATCCCACATTCAAAACTGATCGCTGCTTAGAAAATGCGCTCAAAACTGAAGAgaaacatcaacagcaaattACCAAAACATATTTCCAAACGATTCAAAAAGATATAACGCCTCCTATGCGCAAAATTGTTGCTGAATGGATGATGGAA GTGTGCATCGAGGAGAAATGTCAAGAGGAGGTTGTTTTATTGGCGCTAGGCTATATGGAtcgttttctattttctaaATCGGTTCGAAAAACACATCTACAAATTTTAGCCGCCGCCTGCTTACTGCTCGCTTCTAAACTACGCGAACCTCATTGTTATGCACTATCCGCGGAGCTCTTAGTTTTCTACACGGATAATAGCATAAACAAAGATGATTTAATA aaatggGAATTATTCGTGTTAAGCCGTCTGGGCTGGGATCTTTCATCGGTGACGCCCTTAGATTTCCTAGAGCTCTTGATCATACGTCTGCCCGTCAAGAATAAAAACTTTTCGGGCTTGAACATTGAGCAAGTACGCCAGCACGCTCAGACATTCATATCATTAGCTGCCAAAG aacACAAGTTTGCTACATATACGGCTAGCACAATTGCGGCATCCAGCATTGCTGCATCGATTTGTGGTCTCAAATGGGATCTGAGCACTGGTCACAATATCCATTTTCTATTAAGCCTGCTTACTGATCTAACTAGTGTGGGACAG GATCAACTTCAACAATGCATGATGCAAATGGAGGACATATTTAAGGAGCACAGTCATAATTTGCAACCATATTTTGTGACCGTTGAGAATCCTCCAGCGTTAAAAGGATATTATAATCAATATTCACATCAGCAGTATCATCAGTATCAAAAGTCCGTGATGCCAGTCTTGCAGACGTGCAAAATGCAGGCTCAAGGAGCAAAGGAGCTACACGAAATTGagttttga
- the LOC117577566 gene encoding G1/S-specific cyclin-D2 isoform X2, whose protein sequence is MSKLVYVFTSVASSPSTGESTTTTTATSNSPQQNTQSIGYQATNQQPPPPTHNSPNTKTINRSLTTINTNAADPDPDIHNKHANAHLVVNDPTFKTDRCLENALKTEEKHQQQITKTYFQTIQKDITPPMRKIVAEWMMEVCIEEKCQEEVVLLALGYMDRFLFSKSVRKTHLQILAAACLLLASKLREPHCYALSAELLVFYTDNSINKDDLIKWELFVLSRLGWDLSSVTPLDFLELLIIRLPVKNKNFSGLNIEQVRQHAQTFISLAAKEHKFATYTASTIAASSIAASICGLKWDLSTGHNIHFLLSLLTDLTSVGQDQLQQCMMQMEDIFKEHSHNLQPYFVTVENPPALKGYYNQYSHQQYHQYQKSVMPVLQTCKMQAQGAKELHEIEF, encoded by the exons ATGAGTAAGCTCGTTTATGTATTCACTTCTGTCGCGTCCTCTCCTTCCACTGGtgaatcaacaacaacaacaacagctacatcAAACAGTCCACAACAAAATACGCAGTCAATCGGTTATCAAGCCACTAATCAGCAGCCGCCGCCACCTACGCATAATTCtccaaacacaaaaacaataaatcgatcattaacaacaataaatacgAATGCCGCTGATCCCGATCCAGACATTCATAATAAACATGCGAATGCACATTTGGTTGTTAATGATCCCACATTCAAAACTGATCGCTGCTTAGAAAATGCGCTCAAAACTGAAGAgaaacatcaacagcaaattACCAAAACATATTTCCAAACGATTCAAAAAGATATAACGCCTCCTATGCGCAAAATTGTTGCTGAATGGATGATGGAA GTGTGCATCGAGGAGAAATGTCAAGAGGAGGTTGTTTTATTGGCGCTAGGCTATATGGAtcgttttctattttctaaATCGGTTCGAAAAACACATCTACAAATTTTAGCCGCCGCCTGCTTACTGCTCGCTTCTAAACTACGCGAACCTCATTGTTATGCACTATCCGCGGAGCTCTTAGTTTTCTACACGGATAATAGCATAAACAAAGATGATTTAATA aaatggGAATTATTCGTGTTAAGCCGTCTGGGCTGGGATCTTTCATCGGTGACGCCCTTAGATTTCCTAGAGCTCTTGATCATACGTCTGCCCGTCAAGAATAAAAACTTTTCGGGCTTGAACATTGAGCAAGTACGCCAGCACGCTCAGACATTCATATCATTAGCTGCCAAAG aacACAAGTTTGCTACATATACGGCTAGCACAATTGCGGCATCCAGCATTGCTGCATCGATTTGTGGTCTCAAATGGGATCTGAGCACTGGTCACAATATCCATTTTCTATTAAGCCTGCTTACTGATCTAACTAGTGTGGGACAG GATCAACTTCAACAATGCATGATGCAAATGGAGGACATATTTAAGGAGCACAGTCATAATTTGCAACCATATTTTGTGACCGTTGAGAATCCTCCAGCGTTAAAAGGATATTATAATCAATATTCACATCAGCAGTATCATCAGTATCAAAAGTCCGTGATGCCAGTCTTGCAGACGTGCAAAATGCAGGCTCAAGGAGCAAAGGAGCTACACGAAATTGagttttga
- the LOC117574590 gene encoding trithorax group protein osa translates to MRLLWLTIVTACCFCAAHAVLSGKEAKRQAGFDRYGPPPRPAPQYGPPPPQQQHIPHREYGVPQQIPFREYGPPALKYGPPKLNFLGGGSSSSSSSSSGSLHEQVKTHFGVPVPFYGPPHIQKKPGPQYGPPPPPSPVYGPPQAQYGPPPPQPSPQYGPPPSPQYGPPKQRYGPPPPPPSKIQFGGPQPLPAPHPAPLFKPAHQPATSYGPPASGPLNLPPKPVYEPPPNYGPPPLPISLPGPQSPNFHSVPQSSGGPLQQVRIQIDASGHTHSVSGSQVPFHTACDGWKPIPAPVGANIEQHHIESQGYSGANINQGHSQVNTQGQQIVTQYNLGGAGATGGSSSIVDGLTDEQLVAVALQGDVNNVITGPSGGDAHLNSIDSDALQITVENSKPTEIFAAGGPNYQPTGNGPIPGPQYGPPPPAPPPQFAAQTSSHAQSSSQSHSHSHSQSNVNIQYGPPSDNLLPLPQYNVGPPNKPVAYRPPVPAGLLESIGATVQHLDQFGVKPPQQSPNYIPPATNEIALSGPSGPPPAPQALYGAPINQLPPPPQQIISQQQLPQAQPGQVFGPPKLIAVQPYNPAARPPPPPNGHFAQGLLQPPAIQQQYLPPPPIFVQQQQHHQQQQHHAENSYSASQYTQQYINSQGLPLAQQSQRFDLDPRQNTLHLQPPVTVHNCGHGPNLVSSTGYAVQQQQQQQQHQQQQQFGSISTASNVGYNAIAQSIPLVEQHTEFLSGGPSDSYGPPPSGNDIDFDHSGYASQKSAVAALPDGTDPNQLPGLNGLDVISAQKSQSIQLNAGAEKSAQNFEIQFGTSLNNAAGSGNGNANIANPTNLDEHGVNHEEILSQGLLQSILTAIEQPQSSSAGPQNHRAQSRSDEPLDDADEDKDLHHHDSKHDELHDENDEELHAKVKEIEPIVAADVQEEAKN, encoded by the exons ATG AGGCTGTTATGGCTGACAATTGTGACGGCGTGCTGCTTTTGTGCCGCTCACGCAGTTCTAAGCGGCAAGGAAGCGAAACGTCAAGCAGGTTTTGATAGATACGGACCACCACCAAGACCGGCACCACAGTACGGACCACCaccgccacagcaacaacatatACCACATCGCGAATACGGCGTGCCCCAGCAAATACCCTTCAGGGAATACGGTCCACCAGCGTTGAAATATGGACCTCCAAAGCTGAACTTCTTGGGCGGTGgctcctcatcatcatcctctTCATCATCAGGTTCCTTGCATGAGCAGGTCAAGACGCACTTTGGCGTACCGGTGCCCTTCTATGGTCCACCACATATTCAGAAGAAGCCTGGACCCCAATATGGACCACCTCCACCACCAAGCCCAGTGTATGGACCACCGCAAGCACAGTATGGCCCACCTCCACCACAGCCGTCGCCACAATACGGTCCCCCTCCGTCACCCCAATATGGTCCACCAAAGCAAAG GTATGGTCCTcctccaccaccaccatcGAAGATACAGTTCGGCGGCCCTCAGCCATTGCCTGCACCTCATCCGGCGCCATTGTTTAAGCCAGCCCATCAGCCAGCGACATCTTATGGACCACCCGCCTCTGGCCCATTGAATTTGCCACCTAAACCAGTGTACGAACCTCCACCAAACTATGGACCTCCACCACTTCCCATTAGCTTGCCTGGACCACAATCACCGAACTTCCACAGTGTGCCCCAGTCTTCTGGAGGCCCATTGCAGCAAGTGCGCATTCAAATTGATGCCtctggacacacacacagtgtgaGCGGCTCCCAAGTGCCATTCCATACTGCCTGCGATGGCTGGAAACCAATTCCAGCACCTGTCGGCGCCAACATTGAGCAGCATCACATTGAAAGCCAGGGCTACAGTGGTGCAAACATCAACCAGGGTCACAGCCAGGTCAACACCCAGGGCCAGCAGATTGTCACTCAATACAATTTGGGTGGTGCTGGTGCTACCGGAGGGTCAAGCAGCATTGTTGACGGCCTTACCGACGAACAGTTGGTGGCTGTCGCTCTTCAAGGCGATGTCAACAACGTCATTACAGGTCCGTCAGGTGGCGATGCTCATCTCAATAGCATTGACTCTGATGCTTTGCAG ATCACCGTTGAAAACTCGAAGCCAACCGAAATATTTGCTGCAGGTGGTCCCAACTATCAGCCCACAGGTAATGGCCCAATTCCTGGACCTCAGTATGGACCTCCGCCGCCAGCTCCTCCACCACAGTTCGCAGCTCAAACCAGCAGCCATGCGCAGTCTTCAAGCCAAtcccattcgcattcgcactcACAATCAAACGTCAACATCCAGTATGGACCTCCCTCAGACAATCTACTGCCACTACCACAGTACAACGTTGGTCCACCCAATAAGCCAGTTGCTTATAGGCCACCAGTTCCCGCTGGACTGTTAGAGTCCATTGGCGCTACAGTGCAACATTTGGATCAATTCGGTGTTAAGCCGCCTCAACAGTCACCCAACTACATTCCACCCGCGACCAATGAAATTGCTTTGAGTGGTCCATCAGGTCCACCACCTGCCCCACAAGCTCTATACGGAGCACCAATCAACCAGCTGCCTCCACCACCACAACAGATCATTtcacagcaacagttgccacaaGCGCAACCCGGACAAGTCTTTGGACCACCAAAACTTATCGCTGTGCAACCCTACAACCCAGCTGCCCGACCACCACCACCTCCAAATGGTCATTTCGCACAAGGACTACTGCAACCACCAGCGATTCAGCAACAGTACTTGCCTCCGCCGCCAATCTtcgtgcaacagcagcagcatcatcaacaacagcaacatcacgCCGAAAATAGCTACAGTGCATCGCAGTACACGCAGCAATACATCAATTCGCAGGGACTTCCTTTGGCCCAACAATCACAACGTTTTGACTTGGATCCACGACAAAACACCCTTCACCTTCAGCCCCCAGTGACCGTGCACAACTGCGGCCACGGACCCAATCTTGTCAGCAGCACTGGCTACGCCgttcagcaacaacaacagcagcagcagcaccaacagcaacaacaatttggcaGCATTTCGACGGCTTCGAATGTTGGCTATAATGCCATTGCACAAAGCATTCCCCTAGTTGAGCAGCACACTGAGTTCCTTAGTGGTGGCCCTTCTGATAGTTATGGTCCTCCACCGTCGGGCAACGATATTGATTTTGATCATTCCGGTTACGCTTCTCAAAAGTCCGCAGTTGCCGCTTTGCCCGATGGCACAGATCCTAATCAATTGCCTGGTCTGAATGGCTTAGATGTGATTTCAGCGCAGAAATCGCAAAGTATCCAACTTAATGCTGGTGCTGAGAAATCGGCGCAGAactttgaaattcaatttggcaCTTCATTGAATAATGCAGCTGGTAGCGGTAACGGTAATGCTAACATTGCTAACCCCACAAACCTCGACGAACATGGTGTTAATCATGAGGAGATTTTGTCCCAGGGTCTACTGCAGTCCATACTTACGGCAATTGAACAACCTCAATCGTCGTCAGCAGGTCCACAGAACCATAGGGCCCAAAGTCGTTCCGATGAGCCATTAGATGATGCTGATGAGGATAAAGACCTGCATCATCACGATTCCAAGCACGATGAATTGCACGACGAGAATGATGAGGAACTCCATGCCAAAGTTAAGGAGATTGAACCTATTGTAGCAGCTGATGTTCAGGAAGAAGCCAAGAATTAA